From the Brachyhypopomus gauderio isolate BG-103 unplaced genomic scaffold, BGAUD_0.2 sc102, whole genome shotgun sequence genome, one window contains:
- the plgrkt gene encoding plasminogen receptor (KT): MGFSLSKSMDQNLKKQQEFMLHNARLQLERQILMQNQMRERQMAMQVAWSREFLKYFGAFFCLTTVGLTAGAVKRRKPALFTPVVPLSFILAYQLDMAYGTMVYRVRGEAESIMEAEVDRLTLPHGTPTFEGIERARRSKAHLPPLAEE; this comes from the exons ATGGGCTTTTCACTTTCTAAATCCATGGACCAGAATCTGAAGAAGCAGCAGGAGTTTATGCTGCACAACGCACGACTCCAG ctggagCGTCAGATCCTCATGCAGAACCAGATGCGGGAGCGTCAGATGGCGATGCAGGTGGCCTGGTCCAGGGAGTTCCTCAAGTACTTCGGTGCCTTCTTCTGTTTGACTACTGTCGGTCTTACTGCTGG GGCGGTGAAGCGGAGGAAGCCGGCCCTCTTCACCCCCGTGGTGCCCCTGTCCTTCATACTGGCCTACCAGCTGGACATGGCGTACGGAACTATGGTGTATCGCGTCAGAG GGGAAGCAGAGAGCATCATGGAAGCTGAGGTGGACCGTCTGACGCTGCCTCACGGGACACCGACGTTCGAAGGCATCGAGAGGGCTCGTCGGTCCAAGGCGCACCTCCCACCCCTCGCCGAGGAATGA
- the rln1 gene encoding prorelaxin H1 has protein sequence MPRLLCVILMCVYSVCVCADAQSASRAAVQRDYGVKLCGREFIRAVIFTCGGSRWKRADLDLLQSGDNGEHMFHLSFGKEKVNVPFDIFFIFKKYIFDKHPLRSYPSPSDRDGNTSGSQGSGPSLEEQPLLLSSSLAHLLRGTRVAPGESGADLREMHHWNMLFSPRPHGGDSFTSPANNQPSPDRRKRNFSLGLAGTCCTQGCTKHDIGRLC, from the exons ATGCCTAGACTACTGTGTGTGatcttaatgtgtgtgtatagcgtgtgcgtgtgtgcggaCGCTCAGAGCGCGAGCAGGGCGGCGGTACAGAGAGACTACGGGGTGAAACTGTGCGGTAGAGAGTTCATTAGAGCCGTTATATTCACGTGCGGCGGCTCCCGGTGGAAGCGCGCGGACCTGGATCTACTCCAGAGCGGCGACAACGGTGAGCACATGTTTCATCTTAGTTTTGGAAAAGAAAAAGTTAATGTTCCTTttgatattttttttatatttaaaaaatatatatttgataaac ACCCTCTGCGCTCGTACCCGAGCCCCTCGGACAGAGATGGCAACACGAGTGGTTCACAAGGCAGCGGTCCGTCTCTGGAGGAACAACCCCTCCTCCTCTCGTCCTCTCTGGCCCACCTGCTCCGGGGCACCAGGGTGGCACCGGGGGAGTCTGGGGCAGATCTGAGGGAGATGCACCACTGGAACATGTTGTTCTCGCCCCGACCACACGGGGGCGACAGCTTCACAAGTCCGGCCAACAACCAGCCCAGTCCAGACAGGAGAAAACGCAACTTCTCACTGGGACTGGCAGGAACATGCTGCACCCAGGGCTGCACCAAACACGACATTGGCcggctgtgctga